A DNA window from Streptomyces sp. CA-278952 contains the following coding sequences:
- a CDS encoding alkaline phosphatase family protein — translation MSRSRSLSRRSVLATTAAAATAAAVGPLATATPAHAAPTLPDGTSKDKVLVVGMDGLRHDVIAAAKAPHLKSMMVNGTYGTSLLYANPMAATSSGPGWSTISTGVWPDKHGVKDNSFAGKNYGKYPGFLARLAQVRPQLSTYAAVDWKPLDAQGTVTPGADAKLVLDGDADGYTGHDATIAAETESILRNQNPDVLFVYFGQTDIAGHNSGAASAAYRAAIDVQDGYLGRLLTAIRARPSYATERWTVIVTTDHGHTDSGGHGGSAIEERRTFVLAQGPGIAAGARPADTRLVDVAATVFKQLGVTPDPAWGLDGKPIQQRSTDPFEALYPALAARADETGVPAGVLGWTHTAPSGWSVVNSAMGTGGVAEWRGWSFATDEFWSRSQRDQSRELNVRSRGIFAVADSDEWDDKASSGPYDSTLVTPAYAVGGTSTVTLRLTTHYRQEGSQSARVLASWNGGTPVEVKRYTSDVISQPQALTLDVPSGAANVSFRFHYTGSNNWYWVIDGVTVTAS, via the coding sequence GTGTCCCGGTCCCGGTCCCTGTCCCGCCGCTCCGTGCTCGCCACCACCGCCGCCGCGGCCACGGCCGCCGCCGTCGGCCCCCTCGCCACCGCCACCCCCGCGCACGCCGCGCCCACCCTCCCCGACGGCACCAGCAAGGACAAGGTGCTCGTCGTCGGCATGGACGGGCTGCGCCACGACGTCATCGCCGCCGCCAAGGCCCCGCACCTCAAGTCGATGATGGTGAACGGGACGTACGGCACCTCGCTGCTGTACGCCAACCCGATGGCCGCCACCTCCTCCGGCCCCGGCTGGTCGACCATCTCGACCGGCGTCTGGCCCGACAAGCACGGCGTCAAGGACAACTCCTTCGCCGGGAAGAACTACGGGAAGTACCCCGGCTTCCTCGCCCGCCTCGCCCAGGTCCGCCCCCAGCTCTCCACCTACGCCGCCGTCGACTGGAAGCCTTTGGACGCCCAGGGCACGGTCACCCCGGGCGCCGACGCCAAGCTCGTCCTCGACGGCGACGCCGACGGCTACACCGGCCACGACGCCACCATCGCCGCCGAGACCGAGTCGATCCTCCGGAACCAGAACCCGGACGTCCTCTTCGTCTACTTCGGCCAGACCGACATCGCCGGCCACAACTCCGGTGCCGCCAGCGCCGCCTACCGCGCGGCGATCGACGTCCAGGACGGCTACCTCGGCCGCCTCCTGACCGCGATCAGGGCCCGCCCCTCGTACGCCACCGAGCGGTGGACCGTCATCGTCACCACCGACCACGGCCACACCGACTCCGGCGGCCACGGCGGCAGCGCGATCGAGGAGCGGCGCACCTTCGTCCTCGCCCAGGGCCCCGGCATCGCGGCCGGCGCCCGCCCCGCCGACACCCGCCTCGTGGACGTCGCCGCCACCGTCTTCAAGCAGCTCGGCGTCACACCCGACCCCGCCTGGGGCCTGGACGGCAAACCGATCCAGCAGCGCTCCACCGACCCGTTCGAGGCCCTGTACCCCGCCCTCGCCGCACGCGCCGACGAGACCGGCGTCCCGGCCGGCGTCCTCGGCTGGACCCACACCGCGCCCAGCGGCTGGTCGGTCGTGAACTCCGCGATGGGCACCGGGGGCGTGGCCGAGTGGCGCGGCTGGTCCTTCGCCACCGACGAGTTCTGGAGCCGAAGCCAGCGCGACCAGTCCCGCGAGCTGAACGTCCGCTCGCGCGGGATCTTCGCGGTCGCCGACTCCGACGAGTGGGACGACAAGGCGTCCTCAGGACCGTACGACTCCACGCTCGTCACCCCGGCGTACGCGGTCGGCGGCACGTCCACCGTCACGCTCCGCCTCACCACCCACTACCGGCAGGAGGGCAGCCAGAGCGCCCGCGTCCTCGCCTCCTGGAACGGCGGCACGCCCGTCGAGGTGAAGCGCTACACGTCCGACGTGATCTCCCAGCCTCAGGCGCTCACCCTGGACGTCCCGTCCGGGGCCGCCAACGTGAGCTTCCGGTTCCACTACACCGGCAGCAACAACTGGTACTGGGTGATCGACGGGGTCACCGTCACCGCGAGCTAA
- a CDS encoding HAD-IIA family hydrolase, whose translation MDGVLIHEGTPIPGADAFIKRLRDSGLPFLVLTNNSIYTARDLHARLKRMGLDVPVENIWTSALATAQFLDDQRPGGTAYVIGEAGLTTALHDIGYVLTDHDPDYVVLGETRTYSFEALTKAIRLINAGARFICTNPDETGPSAEGPLPATGSVAALITKATGKDPYFAGKPNPLMMRTGLNAIGAHSETSAMIGDRMDTDVLAGLEAGMQTFLVLTGLTSVADIDRYPYGPSHVVESIADLVDLIDLPDQVDQGKQADGTRKADKADKADKAGKADRSA comes from the coding sequence ATGGACGGCGTCCTCATCCATGAGGGCACCCCCATCCCCGGTGCCGATGCCTTCATCAAGCGGCTGCGGGATTCCGGGCTGCCCTTCCTCGTCCTCACCAACAACTCCATCTACACCGCGCGCGACCTGCACGCCCGGCTGAAGCGCATGGGCCTGGACGTGCCCGTGGAGAACATCTGGACCTCCGCGCTCGCCACCGCCCAGTTCCTCGACGACCAGCGCCCCGGCGGCACGGCGTACGTCATCGGCGAGGCCGGTCTCACCACCGCCCTGCACGACATCGGGTACGTCCTCACCGACCACGACCCGGACTACGTGGTGCTCGGCGAGACCCGGACGTACAGCTTCGAGGCGCTCACCAAGGCGATCCGGCTGATCAACGCGGGCGCCCGCTTCATCTGCACCAACCCCGACGAGACCGGCCCGTCCGCCGAGGGCCCGCTGCCCGCCACCGGTTCGGTCGCCGCCCTCATCACCAAGGCCACCGGCAAGGACCCGTACTTCGCGGGCAAGCCGAACCCCCTGATGATGCGGACCGGTCTCAACGCCATCGGCGCGCACTCCGAGACCAGCGCCATGATCGGCGACCGGATGGACACCGACGTCCTCGCGGGCCTGGAAGCGGGCATGCAGACCTTCCTGGTCCTCACCGGGCTGACGTCCGTCGCCGACATCGACCGCTACCCGTACGGCCCCTCGCACGTCGTCGAGTCCATCGCCGACCTGGTGGACCTCATCGACCTGCCCGACCAGGTGGACCAGGGGAAGCAGGCGGACGGGACCCGCAAGGCAGACAAGGCAGACAAGGCAGACAAGGCAGGCAAGGCCGACAGGTCCGCTTAG
- a CDS encoding class F sortase, which produces MGAPNRPAGNGRLLTGVTWAVLLLGLWIWGREAGGLGGLSGPTTGDVAAVGRPLGAELPPAHDPLDGVAPESVEVPSVGISAPVITRGLDRDGAIDPPPYGMPKTAGWYGDGTQPGAKGAALFVGHVDTDTKPAVFYGLSAVKPGARIEVTRTDGSVAEFTVDDVQLVTRERFDAQKAYGPREDGRAELRLITCGGKYDHATRSYTANVVVSAYLTGAQDAQDAGERVQAVGHGSRG; this is translated from the coding sequence ATGGGAGCCCCAAACCGCCCGGCAGGCAACGGGCGACTGCTCACCGGAGTGACCTGGGCCGTGCTGCTGCTCGGCCTGTGGATCTGGGGCCGGGAGGCCGGCGGGCTCGGCGGCCTGTCGGGGCCCACCACCGGCGATGTGGCCGCGGTCGGCCGCCCCCTCGGGGCGGAACTGCCCCCGGCCCACGACCCGCTCGACGGGGTGGCCCCCGAAAGCGTCGAGGTCCCCTCCGTGGGGATCTCGGCCCCCGTCATCACCCGCGGCCTCGACCGGGACGGGGCCATCGACCCGCCCCCGTACGGCATGCCGAAGACCGCCGGTTGGTACGGCGACGGCACCCAGCCCGGCGCGAAGGGCGCGGCCCTGTTCGTCGGCCACGTCGACACCGACACCAAGCCGGCGGTCTTCTACGGGCTCAGCGCGGTGAAGCCGGGCGCCCGGATCGAGGTCACCCGGACCGACGGCAGCGTCGCGGAGTTCACCGTGGACGACGTCCAGCTCGTCACCCGCGAACGCTTCGACGCGCAGAAGGCGTACGGACCCCGCGAGGACGGCAGGGCCGAGCTGCGGCTGATCACCTGCGGCGGAAAGTACGACCACGCAACCCGCTCCTACACGGCGAATGTGGTCGTCTCCGCCTATCTCACCGGCGCGCAGGACGCGCAGGACGCCGGGGAGCGCGTACAGGCCGTGGGTCACGGAAGCCGCGGCTGA
- a CDS encoding glycoside hydrolase family 6 protein, with amino-acid sequence MYGSYTGRSRTRGRAAGLRTTGTAAALGAALLLAGCSGDGDGGDTRSAPTVGQQPKAKDPYWVNPDGTAARQVAAYQEDGDQEKADLIRRIAEQPVGEWIGPDAPEDEARRVTEAAAKADRYALLVLYNIPHRDCGQFSKGGAADGDAYRAWVDGVAKGIGNRQATVVLEPDALLHLVDGCTPQEHHQERYDLLKGAIERLKRQPATKVYVDAGNAGWQSPEALHEPLWRAGIAKADGFSLNVSNFRTTAVSTEFGKRLSVKVGDKPFVIDTSRNGNGPYEGGDPAETWCNPPGRALGEPPTTKTGDDRVDAYLWIKRPGESDGDCKGGPHAGEWWPEYALGLARATK; translated from the coding sequence ATGTACGGCAGTTACACCGGCCGGTCCCGCACGCGCGGGCGCGCGGCGGGCCTGCGGACGACCGGTACGGCGGCGGCGCTCGGAGCGGCCCTGCTGCTGGCGGGATGCTCCGGCGACGGGGACGGCGGCGACACCAGGAGCGCGCCGACCGTCGGCCAGCAGCCCAAGGCGAAAGACCCGTACTGGGTGAACCCCGACGGCACCGCGGCTCGTCAGGTCGCCGCCTACCAGGAGGACGGCGACCAGGAGAAGGCCGACCTGATCCGGCGGATCGCCGAGCAACCGGTCGGGGAGTGGATCGGCCCGGACGCCCCGGAGGACGAGGCGCGGCGCGTCACCGAGGCGGCCGCGAAGGCCGACCGGTACGCGCTGCTGGTCCTCTACAACATCCCCCACCGCGACTGCGGCCAGTTCTCCAAGGGCGGCGCCGCCGACGGCGACGCCTACCGTGCCTGGGTGGACGGCGTCGCCAAGGGCATCGGGAACCGCCAGGCGACCGTGGTCCTGGAGCCGGACGCCCTGCTCCACCTGGTCGACGGCTGCACCCCCCAGGAACACCACCAGGAGCGCTACGACCTGCTCAAGGGTGCCATCGAGCGGCTGAAGCGGCAGCCCGCCACCAAGGTCTACGTGGACGCGGGCAACGCGGGCTGGCAGTCGCCCGAGGCCCTGCACGAGCCGCTCTGGCGGGCGGGCATCGCCAAGGCGGACGGCTTCTCGCTCAACGTGTCCAACTTCCGTACGACGGCCGTCAGTACGGAGTTCGGAAAGAGGCTGTCGGTGAAGGTGGGCGACAAGCCCTTCGTCATCGACACCAGCCGCAACGGCAACGGCCCCTACGAGGGCGGCGACCCGGCCGAGACCTGGTGCAACCCGCCCGGCCGCGCGCTCGGCGAGCCCCCGACCACGAAGACCGGCGACGACCGTGTCGACGCCTATCTGTGGATCAAGCGCCCCGGGGAGTCCGACGGCGACTGCAAGGGCGGACCGCACGCGGGCGAGTGGTGGCCGGAGTACGCCCTGGGTCTGGCCCGCGCCACCAAGTAG
- a CDS encoding kelch motif-containing protein: protein MTSHSGRGARRSAGPASRRAGARVRRSGLRTRRFAIGTVAVVALAGANGPWLYRFGTERYHHYTINKQSYKEANGHWDFLDIPAEHRVNAVHAALLRTGKVLLVAGSGNNEKNFDAKSFRSVLWDPKTNVFKDIPTPKDLFCAGHTQLPGGNLLIAGGTKRYEKLGGDVTKAGGLMIVRNENPRKPITLPAGTRFTGKESGKTFISQDPLLVEKATKVFDKKTGEYQRNEAGVGRIYVEAEKSGRKHETGTEDNYRVAGLSAEDTRNVYGIAQKLALDKKDFQGINDAYEFDPVAEKYIPVDPMDKARWYPTLTTLQDGKVLAVSGLDDIGQIDVGKAEVYDPKKKTWKDSGIVRKFATYPALFLLNDGRLFYSGSNSGYGLQNEGRTPGIWDVRTNDFDEIPGLADPDQMETSATVRLPPAQDERFMVIGGGGVGESEKSTPKSRLVDLQEKDPAFTEGASLDKGTRYPSASLLPDDSLLVAGGSGDYRGRGGSDVLEARLYDAKTDTYQRVADPAVGRNYHSGSVLLPDGRVMIFGSDPLYSDKINTRPGTFEQRIEIYTPPYLYRDSRPELTAGPKSIKRGGTGLFTTRQASSIASAKLMRPSAVTHVTDTDQRSIDLELEKSADGITVTVPENRALVPSGWYMLFVTDEEGTPSEGMWVEVP from the coding sequence ATGACAAGCCATTCGGGCCGGGGCGCCCGCCGTTCCGCAGGTCCGGCCTCCCGCCGCGCGGGGGCGCGGGTCCGCCGCTCCGGTCTGCGTACGCGCCGATTCGCGATCGGCACGGTCGCCGTGGTCGCCCTCGCGGGGGCGAACGGACCGTGGCTCTACCGCTTCGGCACCGAGCGCTACCACCACTACACGATCAACAAGCAGTCCTACAAGGAGGCCAACGGCCACTGGGACTTCCTGGACATCCCCGCCGAGCACCGGGTCAACGCCGTCCACGCCGCGCTGCTGCGCACCGGCAAGGTGCTGCTCGTCGCGGGCTCCGGCAACAACGAGAAGAACTTCGACGCGAAGAGCTTCCGGTCCGTGCTGTGGGACCCGAAGACGAACGTCTTCAAGGACATCCCCACGCCCAAGGACCTGTTCTGCGCCGGCCACACCCAGCTCCCCGGCGGCAATCTCCTCATAGCCGGCGGCACCAAGCGCTACGAGAAGCTCGGGGGCGACGTCACCAAGGCCGGCGGCCTGATGATCGTCCGCAACGAGAACCCCCGCAAGCCGATCACTCTCCCCGCGGGCACCCGCTTCACGGGCAAGGAGAGCGGCAAGACCTTCATCTCCCAGGACCCGCTGCTGGTGGAGAAGGCCACCAAGGTCTTCGACAAGAAGACCGGTGAGTACCAGCGCAACGAGGCAGGCGTCGGCCGCATCTACGTGGAGGCCGAGAAGTCCGGACGGAAGCACGAGACCGGCACCGAGGACAACTACCGCGTCGCGGGGCTCTCCGCCGAGGACACCCGCAACGTCTACGGGATCGCGCAGAAGCTGGCGCTGGACAAGAAGGACTTCCAGGGCATCAACGACGCCTACGAGTTCGACCCGGTCGCGGAGAAGTACATCCCCGTCGACCCCATGGACAAGGCCCGCTGGTACCCCACCCTCACGACGCTTCAGGACGGCAAGGTCCTCGCCGTCTCCGGCCTGGATGACATCGGCCAGATCGACGTGGGCAAGGCCGAGGTGTACGACCCGAAGAAGAAGACCTGGAAGGACAGCGGCATCGTCCGGAAGTTCGCCACCTACCCGGCGCTCTTCCTGCTCAACGACGGCAGGCTGTTCTACTCCGGCTCCAACTCCGGCTACGGGCTCCAGAACGAGGGCCGCACCCCCGGGATCTGGGACGTACGGACGAACGACTTCGACGAGATCCCCGGCCTCGCCGACCCGGACCAGATGGAGACCTCGGCGACCGTACGGCTGCCTCCGGCCCAGGACGAGCGGTTCATGGTGATCGGCGGCGGCGGAGTCGGCGAGTCGGAGAAGTCCACCCCCAAGTCCCGGCTGGTCGACCTCCAGGAGAAGGACCCGGCGTTCACCGAGGGCGCCTCCCTGGACAAGGGCACCCGCTACCCCAGCGCCTCCCTGCTCCCCGACGACTCGCTGCTCGTGGCGGGCGGCTCCGGAGACTACCGGGGCCGCGGCGGTTCGGACGTGCTGGAGGCCCGGCTGTACGACGCGAAGACGGATACGTACCAGCGGGTCGCGGACCCGGCGGTGGGGCGCAACTACCACTCGGGGTCCGTGCTGCTGCCGGACGGCCGGGTCATGATCTTCGGATCGGACCCGCTCTACTCGGACAAGATCAACACGCGTCCGGGCACCTTCGAGCAGCGCATCGAGATCTACACCCCGCCCTATCTCTACCGCGACTCCCGGCCGGAGCTCACGGCCGGCCCCAAGAGCATCAAGCGCGGCGGAACCGGGCTGTTCACCACGCGCCAGGCCTCCTCGATCGCCTCGGCGAAGCTGATGCGGCCCTCGGCGGTCACCCATGTGACCGACACGGACCAGCGCAGCATCGATCTGGAGCTCGAGAAGTCGGCGGACGGGATCACGGTCACCGTGCCGGAGAACCGGGCGCTGGTGCCGTCGGGCTGGTACATGCTGTTCGTCACCGACGAGGAGGGCACCCCGTCCGAGGGGATGTGGGTGGAGGTGCCGTAG
- a CDS encoding glycosyltransferase family 2 protein: MTSTPPGDRQENDASRTAQLRIPAGLRAGAARRRAKQELPRYDYEHYSRLAGPLTQPPAGKPYQVRYRSLISQEPHRVRATLLLGAAPLVSLGLFAWLMQPSHWTDRDPNLDNDLLLVLDIVMLVSIGLIELFRTMNVLSNAHATLVARDPVPVIPESGTKVAFLTSFVPGKEPLAMVTKTLEAAVRIRHRGPMHVWLLDEGDDPAVKEVCARLGVHHFSRKGVAHWNQAKGPHRAKTKHGNYNAWLDAHGGDYDFFASVDTDHIPMANYLERMLGYFRDPDVGFVIGPQVYGNYDTFVTKAAESQQFLFHALIQRAGNRYGSPMFVGTSNAVRISTLKQIGGLYDSITEDMATGFEIHRHRNPATGRKWRSVYTPDVLAVGEGPTAWTDFFTQQLRWSRGTYETIIGQFWKGFGTMPPGKLFNYTMMIIFYPMSALNWILAALSCALFLGMGASGVQIDPTIWMMLYGNASALQIGLYVWNRRHNVSPHEPEGSGGLAGMVMSALSAPIYARSLMDTVLRRKSSFVVTPKGDSSSPDTLFGTFRIHLFFIVVFGASMISSFFLGHSHPAMITWATLALLITAAPIIGWRYTVRAEKKKRRGRRRAGSSGPRPPAGPPPGPPGPGSDQTMKIALGGQQS; this comes from the coding sequence ATGACGTCGACGCCGCCAGGCGACCGGCAGGAGAACGACGCTTCCCGGACGGCGCAGCTCCGGATACCCGCGGGGCTGCGGGCCGGTGCGGCGCGACGGCGTGCCAAGCAGGAGCTGCCGCGCTACGACTACGAGCACTACAGTCGGCTCGCCGGACCGCTGACGCAGCCCCCCGCGGGCAAGCCGTACCAGGTCCGGTACCGCTCTCTCATATCGCAGGAGCCGCACCGGGTGCGCGCGACGCTCCTGCTCGGCGCGGCTCCTCTCGTCTCGCTCGGCCTCTTCGCCTGGCTGATGCAGCCCAGCCACTGGACGGACCGCGATCCGAACCTGGACAACGACCTCCTGCTGGTCCTCGACATCGTCATGCTGGTCTCGATCGGTCTGATCGAGCTGTTCCGCACGATGAACGTCCTGTCGAACGCCCATGCCACCCTGGTCGCCCGCGACCCGGTCCCGGTGATCCCGGAGTCCGGCACCAAGGTCGCCTTCCTCACCTCCTTCGTCCCCGGCAAGGAACCGCTGGCCATGGTGACGAAGACCCTGGAAGCGGCCGTGAGGATCCGCCACCGCGGTCCGATGCACGTCTGGCTGCTGGACGAGGGCGACGACCCGGCGGTCAAGGAGGTCTGCGCCCGGCTCGGCGTGCACCACTTCTCCCGCAAGGGCGTGGCGCACTGGAACCAGGCCAAGGGCCCGCACCGCGCCAAGACCAAGCACGGCAACTACAACGCCTGGCTGGACGCGCACGGCGGCGACTACGACTTCTTCGCCTCGGTCGACACCGACCACATCCCGATGGCGAACTACCTGGAGCGGATGCTCGGCTACTTCCGCGACCCGGACGTCGGCTTCGTCATCGGCCCGCAGGTCTACGGCAACTACGACACCTTCGTCACCAAGGCCGCCGAGTCCCAGCAGTTCCTCTTCCACGCTCTGATCCAGCGCGCGGGCAACCGCTACGGCTCGCCCATGTTCGTCGGCACCAGCAACGCGGTCCGCATCTCGACGCTGAAGCAGATCGGCGGCCTGTACGACTCGATCACCGAGGACATGGCCACCGGGTTCGAGATCCACCGCCACCGCAACCCGGCCACGGGCCGGAAGTGGCGCTCGGTCTACACCCCGGACGTGCTGGCCGTCGGCGAGGGCCCGACCGCGTGGACGGACTTCTTCACCCAGCAGCTGCGCTGGTCCCGGGGCACCTACGAGACGATCATCGGGCAGTTCTGGAAGGGCTTCGGGACCATGCCGCCCGGCAAGCTCTTCAACTACACGATGATGATCATCTTCTATCCGATGTCGGCACTGAACTGGATCCTCGCGGCCCTCAGTTGCGCCCTGTTCCTCGGCATGGGCGCCTCCGGCGTACAGATCGACCCGACGATCTGGATGATGCTGTACGGCAACGCCTCCGCGCTCCAGATCGGCCTCTACGTCTGGAACCGCCGCCACAACGTCTCGCCGCACGAGCCCGAGGGCTCCGGCGGTCTGGCCGGCATGGTGATGTCCGCGCTCTCCGCGCCGATCTACGCCCGTTCGCTGATGGACACGGTGCTGCGCCGCAAGAGCTCGTTCGTGGTGACCCCCAAGGGCGACTCGTCCAGCCCGGACACGCTGTTCGGCACCTTCCGCATCCACCTGTTCTTCATCGTCGTCTTCGGGGCGTCGATGATCTCCTCGTTCTTCCTGGGCCACAGCCACCCCGCGATGATCACCTGGGCCACACTGGCGCTGCTGATCACCGCGGCGCCGATCATCGGCTGGCGGTACACGGTCCGCGCGGAGAAGAAGAAGCGCCGCGGCCGGCGCCGGGCGGGCTCGTCCGGCCCACGGCCGCCGGCCGGGCCACCGCCGGGTCCGCCCGGACCCGGCTCTGACCAGACCATGAAGATCGCCCTGGGGGGACAGCAGTCATGA
- a CDS encoding peptidoglycan-binding protein, producing the protein MTVPVFEEYEPAIDCGCAGCAVRRRSAARALPVRRGGHPAAHGARRALVLATAAGVVLSCGAAGAAAAGHAPGPPRADGGADPEPATPQGEKGPLRGTGASGPPSAGSAAPKTTRADIIDRAKRWVGAKVPYSMEKYWSDGYRQDCSGYVSMAWNLGSNEWTGSLAAYGTRIARADLQPGDILLFHNPADPSQGSHVTIFGGWTDATRTHYVAYEQARPRTRKQSTPLAYWNNSDRYVAYRYKGVAGGSPGSGSSTAFPGAERFGPGADNEYVTQLGRMLVERGGRRFYAVGPGPVWSAADRRATQAFQRAQGWQGEEADGLPGPDTWRLLATGGGRNIRAAGAGGGPNTAVAFPGRGYFKPGQSNSHVDRLGEQLVKKGYGKHYVSGPDPRWTEADRRNVEAFQRAQGWRGGAADGYPGPETWRRLFA; encoded by the coding sequence ATGACTGTGCCGGTCTTCGAGGAGTACGAACCCGCCATCGACTGCGGATGCGCGGGGTGCGCCGTGCGGCGGCGCTCCGCCGCGAGGGCCCTGCCGGTACGGCGCGGCGGCCACCCCGCCGCGCACGGCGCGCGCCGCGCCCTGGTGCTGGCCACCGCCGCCGGGGTGGTGCTCTCCTGCGGAGCCGCGGGTGCTGCCGCCGCCGGCCATGCCCCCGGGCCCCCGCGCGCCGACGGGGGAGCCGACCCCGAACCGGCGACCCCGCAGGGAGAGAAGGGGCCGCTGCGGGGCACCGGCGCCTCGGGCCCGCCGTCCGCCGGATCGGCCGCACCGAAGACGACCCGGGCCGACATCATCGACCGGGCCAAGCGGTGGGTGGGCGCGAAGGTCCCGTACAGCATGGAGAAGTACTGGTCGGACGGCTACCGCCAGGACTGCTCGGGCTATGTCTCGATGGCCTGGAACCTCGGCAGCAACGAGTGGACCGGCAGCCTCGCCGCCTACGGGACCCGGATCGCCCGCGCCGACCTCCAGCCCGGCGACATCCTCCTCTTCCACAACCCGGCCGACCCCTCCCAGGGCTCGCACGTCACGATCTTCGGTGGCTGGACCGACGCCACGCGCACCCATTACGTCGCCTACGAGCAGGCGCGCCCGCGGACGCGGAAGCAGTCGACGCCCCTGGCGTACTGGAACAACTCCGACCGTTACGTTGCGTACCGGTACAAGGGGGTCGCGGGTGGATCGCCCGGCTCCGGATCCTCCACCGCCTTCCCCGGGGCCGAGCGGTTCGGCCCCGGCGCCGACAACGAGTACGTCACCCAGCTCGGGCGGATGCTGGTCGAGCGGGGCGGCAGGCGTTTCTACGCGGTCGGCCCCGGGCCCGTGTGGAGCGCGGCCGACCGGCGTGCGACCCAGGCGTTCCAGCGGGCGCAGGGCTGGCAGGGCGAGGAGGCGGACGGCCTCCCGGGCCCGGACACCTGGCGCCTGCTGGCCACCGGCGGCGGACGGAACATCCGGGCCGCCGGCGCGGGGGGAGGCCCGAATACAGCCGTCGCGTTCCCCGGGCGCGGCTATTTCAAGCCGGGTCAGTCCAACAGCCATGTCGACCGGCTCGGCGAACAGTTGGTGAAGAAGGGGTACGGCAAGCACTACGTGTCGGGCCCCGACCCGCGCTGGACCGAGGCCGACCGCCGCAACGTCGAGGCGTTCCAGCGGGCCCAGGGCTGGCGTGGCGGGGCGGCCGATGGTTATCCGGGGCCGGAGACCTGGCGCCGGCTCTTCGCGTGA